Genomic segment of Panthera leo isolate Ple1 chromosome B2, P.leo_Ple1_pat1.1, whole genome shotgun sequence:
TCCCGtttcattaacaaaaaataaacctttatggTTATTTCAATGTCAAATTTGAAtagattggaaaaaaatgttaaggtgtCTAAAAGTCACgggcaataattttttaaaaagtgatctcACTGGCACGTATCTGCTGCTTGTGTTCCACTGTTCTCATGAAAGTCtacctttcagttttgctgaacTAGACAAATATAAATAACACACAGTAAACACGGATACACATCTCACATGACacaatacatttttacaaaatagCTCTACTTTAGTACTCTGTAACTTGTAAAAATGGACATCTCTGATACTTATGGACAAATACATTTCACATTATAATGAAAGTTGTGGTTACAAAGGCATTACTCATTTGATGGTGTTTCCCTGTGGTTACTTAGACTTCAAACTGTGTAGCCACAGGTTTCTCTCCCGTTTCACTGAGACTCTGAAGAAGCTTCAGTCACATAAGCAGCAGGCTTTCTTCACTGTAAACTCCTGAAGAACTGAGTTTCAGTACCTATGCTATTGAAATGCTAGAGAACTGATAACTGATCCTGGTGACAATCACCTTTCACTGAGCatggtaaacttaaaaaaatataaccgATGAGACGACAGACTTTTCTAgattttaagctttaaaaaaaaatgaacttctttTCCTGGGCTGCCAGGAAGGCGTCAGGCTCACAGAGCCTCGGCAGACGTGTCTGTGGACACAGACATGGTCACCTTGGCAATCTTGACCGTGCTCTTGATGCAGCTCTCCGCGGCCCTGTGAACACTGGCTGTGTTGTTGGCGTGCTTGTGCAGGCAGTCCGAGTCCCCCATGCTGTTATCAAGAGGCTGTGCGGTGCCTTCACACGAGGGGAACATACTCCGGAAAGCATGTCTCAGGTCCTTGCTCCTCAGAGCGTAGATGATGGGGTTCACGGTGGAATTCAACAGGCACAGCATACTGCAGAAGGCAAACACCGTCTTAATGAGCTTGTTCATCTTCCCAAAGACATCATACACCATAATCGCAAGCAGAGGGCCCCAGCAGATGATTAAAACCACAAGGATCAGAACCAGGGTCTTGGCCAGCCTGATGTCCATGCGGGCTTGGTCGGGCCGTGTCACCTGCACCTTGCCGTCCTCTGACGTGTGGATGATGATGCTCTTCTGGGTGCCGCGCTGAATCATGCGGACCGCGTGGCTGTGAGCCTTCCAGAGAATATACATGTATGCGTACACGATAAACAGCAGCAGCACACTGGTGACCCCGATCCAGAACATCAGGTAGGTTTCATCAATGAGCGGGAAAATGTCTGAGCAAACAGACTGCAGCTTCTTGCAGTTCCAGCCCAGGAGAGGCAGCACAGCAATCACAATTGCTATGGTCCACATCAGGCAAAATGCCACCACGGCCTTGGGCCTGGTGACAATCCTCTTATAAGCCAGGGGCCTGTGAATAGATATGTACCTGTCAATGGCTGTGAGGAACAGGCTGCCTACTGAGGCCGTGAAGGAGGCGGTGACCCCACCGAGTTTGAAAAGAAACACATTGGGGCTATCTTTGCGGTGGAACACGTGGAAGTCAACAAAGCTGTAGACAAAAATGACACTGCCCAGGAGGTCGGCCACTGCCAGGCTGCCAATGAAGTGGTAAGAGGGCCGGCAGCGAAGGCTGCGGGAGTGAAGGATGACACACAGCACCAGCAGGTTCTCCAGAACCGTAAAGGTGCCCAGTGTGAGGGACAAGACGGCGATGGCCAGCTGCTGGCTGGGGTTCAGAATCATGAAGCACTCCATGTCCATGAAGTTCTCCCCACACTGGATGTTCTCCTCATTCTCCTTGTAGGATGAAAGGGATTTGTTGTAAAATTCGGTGATGTTCACCTGGTCTGCCGGGACTAACTGGGAGTTGTCTCCTGCAGTCATCTTTTCTTGGAAGGGACTTCCCCTAAAGGAAGTTAAAGGAAATTTCTGTGGGAAGTACCCTAATTTGGATGCCATGTCACCTTTGATATCTTCGTACTGAATGTCATTGGAGCCCACGTAGAGGAGGTCTGTTGTGATGGTGCGGAAGGTGGTATCAGCAAGGCCATCTAGGATAGACTTCATAACCTCTGTCTTGGATTAGGCCAAACTCAAAATGACTGAGGAGGAGACCCGCAGCAGGGAATCCTAACAGGAGGGAAAACAAATAAGCTGAATGGTGAGAAGACTGGGagaataacaataatttttttaaaacctactgTAAATATCCCAAATGTGTACCATCACGTTACTTCATTCCTGTCTCTGAGCCTAAATGAAATTCTTGTCAGATTTAATCAACAAAAtgagtcagtcagtcagagaaaagccACCCGAAGTTGGTGATGTTGGTGGCACCCACCAAAAAATATCTCTTTCATTATTTAAGCTGCCTGGATTTAAGTCACTGTGTGATCCTGTACAGACTTCCTGATTGTCAAGCTAAAGGAAATGTGCCTTGGGCATGGCATGCACCTCATGGTCGCATTAGGAAGTGTTTACCACCCGGCTTCTACTGTCACATACACGCAGTGTCCTAAcgctggtggggatgggggagagcgACACGTCACACAACGTCTGCTCTTGAAGACTCACCATCTTGTCGTACAGGTAAGACTGAACATACAGCACAACCCCAAAGCAAGATGGTGTGGAATCAGGAACTGTGTTGCACGGCCTGTGTGCTGAGTgcgaaggaggaggaagagaggtttAGAACCAAAGGATCCTTCCATGGGAAAAGATCTGGATTCTGGCCTGTCTCCATTAGGCAAGTTTCCTCTCCCAGAGGAGACATGTGGACCAAGCTATGGCTGAGGTGAATTTCAAAAATGTCCACACCAACCAAGACAAATGTCATGAAGGGCAAACTTGCACTGAGGCTCATGGGAAGACCAAGATCTTTAACCCTGGAAAGCGGT
This window contains:
- the CNR1 gene encoding cannabinoid receptor 1 isoform X2 produces the protein MALLIPPSAPSQQTSSTWAPMTFSTKISKENEENIQCGENFMDMECFMILNPSQQLAIAVLSLTLGTFTVLENLLVLCVILHSRSLRCRPSYHFIGSLAVADLLGSVIFVYSFVDFHVFHRKDSPNVFLFKLGGVTASFTASVGSLFLTAIDRYISIHRPLAYKRIVTRPKAVVAFCLMWTIAIVIAVLPLLGWNCKKLQSVCSDIFPLIDETYLMFWIGVTSVLLLFIVYAYMYILWKAHSHAVRMIQRGTQKSIIIHTSEDGKVQVTRPDQARMDIRLAKTLVLILVVLIICWGPLLAIMVYDVFGKMNKLIKTVFAFCSMLCLLNSTVNPIIYALRSKDLRHAFRSMFPSCEGTAQPLDNSMGDSDCLHKHANNTASVHRAAESCIKSTVKIAKVTMSVSTDTSAEAL
- the CNR1 gene encoding cannabinoid receptor 1 isoform X1 — its product is MKSILDGLADTTFRTITTDLLYVGSNDIQYEDIKGDMASKLGYFPQKFPLTSFRGSPFQEKMTAGDNSQLVPADQVNITEFYNKSLSSYKENEENIQCGENFMDMECFMILNPSQQLAIAVLSLTLGTFTVLENLLVLCVILHSRSLRCRPSYHFIGSLAVADLLGSVIFVYSFVDFHVFHRKDSPNVFLFKLGGVTASFTASVGSLFLTAIDRYISIHRPLAYKRIVTRPKAVVAFCLMWTIAIVIAVLPLLGWNCKKLQSVCSDIFPLIDETYLMFWIGVTSVLLLFIVYAYMYILWKAHSHAVRMIQRGTQKSIIIHTSEDGKVQVTRPDQARMDIRLAKTLVLILVVLIICWGPLLAIMVYDVFGKMNKLIKTVFAFCSMLCLLNSTVNPIIYALRSKDLRHAFRSMFPSCEGTAQPLDNSMGDSDCLHKHANNTASVHRAAESCIKSTVKIAKVTMSVSTDTSAEAL